One Setaria viridis chromosome 7, Setaria_viridis_v4.0, whole genome shotgun sequence genomic region harbors:
- the LOC117865958 gene encoding SNF1-related protein kinase regulatory subunit gamma-1 — MEMESPRSPEAEIGHRVEDLWEVAEPQLSPSEKLNSCFEDIPVASFPSTHPSQVIEIPSDASLAETVEILSKNKILSAPIRNVEAPEDASWMDKYIGIVEFAGIAMWLLSQSDAAANGTTGSGNGIGSPVSNLVSRLGSFTFKRTSSGRVETTTDSESDESASVGGSFFETLTSSEFYKNTKVGDISGSFRWAPFLALQMSDTFLTMLLLLSKYRMKSLPVVEVGGDKIENIITQSSVMHMLAECVGLPWFESWGTKKLSELGLPIMKPSKLVKVNEDQPVLKAFQLMREKGVGGLPVMDTSGAKAIGNISIRDVQYLLTAPKIYKEHRTITTKDFLTAVRHHLQEQHEASPLLHDVITCKKDDTIKDIILKLDSQKIHRIYVVDDKGNTEGVITLRDIISKLVHEPRHYFGDFFDGVVPLPANSTV; from the exons atggagatggagagccCGCGGAGCCCCGAGGCGGAGATCGGGCACCGGGTGGAGGACCTGTGGGAGGTGGCGGAGCCGCAGCTCTCGCCGTCCGAGAAGCTCAACTCCTGCTTCGAGGACATCCCCGTCGCGTCCTTCCCGAGCACGCACCCGTCGCAAG TAATTGAGATACCTTCAGATGCCAGTCTTGCTGAAACTGTCGAAATATTATCCAAAAACAAAATCTTGAGTGCACCCATAAGAAATGTTGAGGCTCCAGAAGATGCTAGTTGGATGGACAAGTACATCGGTATTGTGGAGTTTGCTGGTATTGCCATGTGGCTGCTCAGTCAG TCTGATGCTGCAGCTAATGGGACGACCGGTTCTGGAAATGGAATAGGATCACCTGTCTCCAATCTAGTTTCTAGACTGGGCTCTTTCACATTCAAAAGGACATCATCCGGCAGGGTAGAAACTACTACTGATTCAGAATCAGATGAATCTGCATCGGTTGGTGGAAGCTTTTTCGAAACCCTCACTTCCTCTGAATTCTACAAGAATACAAAG GTTGGTGATATCTCAGGGAGCTTTCGGTGGGCACCATTTCTCGCACTGCAGATGTCTGACACATTCCTTACCATGTTGCTGCTTCTATCCAAGTACAGAATGAAGAGCCTGCCAGTTGTAGAGGTTGGCGGAGATAAGATTGAGAACATCATCACGCAATCTTCTGTTATGCACATGCTTGCAGAGTGTGTTGGACTTCCCTGGTTTGAGAGCTGGGGGACTAAGAAACTTTCTGAGCTTGGACTCCCTATCATGAAGCCATCGAAACTTGTCAAG GTAAATGAAGATCAACCGGTTCTAAAAGCCTTCCAACTGATGAGGGAAAAAGGGGTTGGTGGTCTACCAGTCATGGACACAAGTGGAGCAAAAGCAATTGGTAACATCAGTATCAGAGATGTCCAATATCTTCTAACTGCCCCCAAGATATACAAAGAGCACAG GACGATCACAACAAAAGATTTTCTCACTGCGGTCCGACACCATCTTCAGGAGCAACATGAGGCCTCGCCCTTACTGCACGATGTAATCACTTGCAAAAAGGACGATACGATCAAGGACATTATACTGAAGCTGGACTCTCAGAAGATTCACAGGATCTATGTCGTAGATGACAAAGGAAACACTGAGGGGGTCATCACATTGAGGGACATAATCTCAAAGCTGGTGCATGAGCCGCGCCACTACTTTGGGGATTTCTTCGATGGTGTTGTTCCCCTGCCTGCAAACAGCACTGTATGA